In Poecilia reticulata strain Guanapo linkage group LG17, Guppy_female_1.0+MT, whole genome shotgun sequence, the following proteins share a genomic window:
- the LOC103479747 gene encoding pancreatic alpha-amylase-like produces the protein MKFLILVALFGLSFAQHNPQLKSGRTAIVHLFEWRWADIAAECERFLGPNGFGGVQISPPNEHIIVSNPWRPWWQRYQPISYNLCSRSGSEAELRDMISRCNNVGVNIYVDAVINHMCGSGGGEGTHSSCGSWFSASNKDFPSVPYSSLDFNDNKCKTGSGEIENYSDPYQVRDCRLVGLLDLALEKEYVRGKVADFMNKLVDMGVAGFRVDASKHMWPGDVDSIYRRLNNLNTKWFPGGARPFIFQEVIDLGGEAISASEYFHLGRVTEFKYGAKLGTIFRKWNGEKLSYTKNWGEGWGFMPDGNAVVFVDNHDNQRGHGAGGASIVTFWDARLHKMAVAYMLAHPYGQARVMSSYRWNRNIVNGKDENDWIGPPSNGDGSTKPVPINADQTCGDGWVCEHRWRQIKNMVTFRNVVSGQPHANWWDNQSNQVAFGRGNRGFIVFNNDDWALDVTLSTGLPGGTYCDVISGQKEGSRCTGKQIQVGSDGRANFYISNTEEDPFIAIHADSKL, from the exons atgaagtttcTCATCCTGGTCGCTCTGTTTGGCCTGAGCTTTGCTCAGCACAATCCCCAGCTCAAAAGCGGAAGGACTGCCATCGTCCATCTGTTTGAGTGGCGCTGGGCTGATATCGCTGCAGAGTGCGAGCGCTTCTTGGGTCCTAATGGCTTCGGGGGTGTTCAG ATTTCTCCACCAAATGAACACATTATTGTGAGCAATCCCTGGAGGCCCTGGTGGCAGAGATACCAGCCAATTAGCTACAACCTCTGCTCAAGATCTGGCAGTGAGGCTGAACTCAGGGACATGATCTCCAGATGCAACAATGTTGGG GTCAACATCTACGTGGATGCCGTCATCAACCACATGTGTGGATCTGGAGGTGGAGAGGGAACCCATTCTTCCTGTGGCAGCTGGTTCAGTGCCAGCAATAAAGACTTCCCCAGTGTTCCCTATTCTTCTTTGGACTTCAATGACAATAAATGCAAGACTGGCAGTGGTGAAATCGAGAACTACAGCGATCCCTATCAG GTGCGCGACTGTCGTCTGGTTGGTCTGCTGGATCTTGCCCTTGAGAAAGAATACGTCAGGGGCAAAGTGGCTGACTTCATGAACAAGCTTGTTGACATGGGTGTGGCTGGATTTAGAGTGGATGCTAGCAAGCACATGTGGCCTGGTGACGTGGACTCCATCTACCGTCGTCTCAACAACCTTAACACCAAGTGGTTCCCAGGTGGTGCCAGACCTTTTATCTTCCAGGAG GTAATTGATCTTGGAGGTGAGGCTATCTCAGCCAGCGAGTATTTCCATCTGGGAAGAGTGACTGAATTCAAATATGGTGCCAAACTGGGaaccattttcagaaaatggaaTGGGGAGAAGCTTTCTTACACCAA GAACTGGGGAGAAGGTTGGGGATTCATGCCTGATGGCAATGCTGTTGTCTTTGTTGACAACCACGACAACCAGAGAGGTCACGGTGCTGGTGGTGCCTCCATTGTTACCTTCTGGGACGCCAGACTCCACAAGATGGCTGTGGCCTACATGCTGGCTCATCCTTATGGACAGGCCAGAGTGATGTCGAGCTACCGCTGGAACCGCAACATTGTGAATGGAAAG GATGAGAATGATTGGATTGGCCCTCCCAGTAATGGTGATGGATCCACCAAGCCTGTTCCCATCAACGCTGACCAGACCTGTGGAGACGGATGGGTGTGTGAGCACAGATGGCGTCAGATCAA GAACATGGTGACTTTCCGTAatgtggtcagtggacagcctCATGCCAACTGGTGGGACAACCAGAGCAACCAGGTTGCCTTTGGACGTGGTAACCGTGGTTTCATAGTTTTTAACAATGACGACTG GGCCCTAGATGTAACCCTGAGCACCGGTTTGCCCGGCGGAACCTACTGTGACGTCATTTCGGGCCAGAAGGAAGGAAGTCGGTGCACCGGAAAGCAGATCCAAGTTGGAAGCGATGGCCGCGCAAACTTCTACATCAGCAATACAGAGGAAGATCCTTTTATTGCTATCCATGCTGATTCCAAGCTGTAA
- the LOC103479748 gene encoding pancreatic alpha-amylase-like: protein MGYSLSFCRSMKLFILITLFGLSLTQHNPHFKHGRTTIVHLFEWRWSDIAAECERFLAPKGFGGVQISPPNEHIVLDQPWRPWWQRYQPISYNLCSTSGSEEEFIDMVIRCNNVGVNIYVDAVINHMCGSGGGEGNHSSCGSWFSASNKNFPSVPYSAWDFNVNKCRTSSGDIENYGDIFQVRDCRLVSLLDLNLEKDYVRGKVAEYMNKLIDLGVAGFRVDACKHMWPGDLENVYGRLQNLNTTWFPRESKPFVFQEVIDLGGEAISYTDYVHLGRVTEFKYGAKLGKVFRKWDEEKLFYTRTWGEGWSFMSDGNAVVFVDNHDNQRGHGAGGSSIITFWDSRLYKMAVGYMLAHPYGVTRVMSSYRWNRNFVNGKDQNDWMGPPSNTNGSTKSVSVNPDQTCGDGWVCEHRWRQITNMVIFRNVVNGQPQTNWWDNQSNQVAFGRGDRGFIVFNNDDWTLNVTLNXGMSGGTYCDVISGQKEGNTCTGKQILVSHDGNAHFKISNLDEDPFVAIHAESKI, encoded by the exons ATGGGATACAGTCTCTCTTTTTGCAGAAGCATGAAGCTGTTCATTTTAATAACCCTGTTTGGGCTCAGCCTCACACAGCACAACCCGCATTTCAAGCATGGAAGGACAACAATTGTCCACCTGTTTGAGTGGCGCTGGTCTGACATCGCTGCCGAGTGTGAGCGCTTCCTGGCTCCGAAAGGGTTTGGTGGTGTTCAG ATTTCTCCACCAAATGAACACATTGTTCTGGACCAGCCATGGCGGCCATGGTGGCAAAGATACCAACCAATCAGCTACAATTTATGCTCCACATCAGGCAGTGAGGAGGAATTTATAGACATGGTCATCAGATGCAACAATGTTGGG GTTAATATTTATGTGGACGCTGTCATCAACCACATGTGTGGAAGTGGTGGCGGAGAGGGAAACCACTCCTCGTGTGGAAGCTGGTTCAGTGCCAGCAACAAGAACTTTCCAAGCGTCCCGTACTCTGCTTGGGACTTCAATGTGAACAAATGCAGAACGAGCAGTGGCGACATAGAAAACTATGGAGATATTTTTCAG GTGCGAGACTGCCGTCTGGTCAGTCTTTTGGACCTTAATTTGGAGAAAGACTACGTCAGAGGCAAAGTGGCTGAGTACATGAACAAGCTAATTGATTTAGGTGTAGCTGGATTCCGAGTGGATGCCTGCAAGCACATGTGGCCTGGCGACCTGGAAAATGTTTACGGTCGTCTTCAGAACCTCAACACAACGTGGTTTCCCAGGGAATCCAAACCTTTCGTCTTTCAGGAG GTTATTGATTTGGGAGGTGAGGCCATCTCTTACACTGACTATGTCCATCTGGGCAGAGTGACCGAGTTCAAATATGGTGCAAAATTGGGAAAAGTCTTTAGAAAGTGGGATGAAGAGAAACTGTTTTACACAAG GACCTGGGGAGAAGGGTGGAGCTTCATGTCTGATGGMAATGCCGTTGTCTTTGTTGACAACCACGATAACCAGAGAGGTCATGGGGCAGGTGGCTCATCCATCATAACTTTCTGGGACTCCAGACTCTACAAAATGGCAGTCGGCTACATGCTTGCTCACCCCTATGGAGTGACCAGGGTCATGTCTAGCTACCGCTGGAACCGAAACTTTGTGAATGGAAAA GATCAGAATGACTGGATGGGCCCTCCAAGYAACACTAATGGATCCACCAAGTCTGTCTCTGTTAACCCAGACCAGACATGTGGAGAYGGATGGGTGTGTGAGCACAGATGGCGTCAGATCAC AAATATGGTGATTTTCCGTAATGTGGTCAATGGACAGCCTCAAACCAACTGGTGGGATAACCAGAGCAACCAGGTTGCCTTTGGACGTGGTGATCGtggttttatagtttttaacaATGATGACTG GACCCTTAATGTGACCCTTAACAMYGGTATGTCAGGTGGCACATACTGTGATGTTATTTCTGGTCAGAAGGAAGGCAACACCTGCACTGGAAAGCAGATTCTTGTTAGTCATGATGGGAACGCCCACTTCAAGATCAGCAACTTAGACGAGGACCCCTTTGTTGCTATTCATGCCGAATCAAAGATTTGA
- the LOC103479749 gene encoding pancreatic alpha-amylase-like isoform X1 has translation MCVCPVVSTMKLIILAALLGLCLAQHNPHFKDGRTTIVHLFEWRWVDIADECERFLGPKGFGGVQISPPAEHIVLDNPWRPWYQRYQQTSYKLCSRSGTEEQLRNMITRCNNVGVNIYVDTIINHMAATGGGEGSHSSCGSWFSTITRDFPSVPYSAWDFNGNKCKTGSGEIENYGDPYQVRDCNLVGLLDLALEKEYVRGKVSEYMNNLADMGVAGFRMDACKHMWPGDLENIYGRLHNLNTKWFPANSRPFIYQEVIDLGGEAISYKEYTHLGRVTEFKYGAKLGYVFRKWNGEKLSYTKBWGEGWGFMYSGEAVVFVDNHDNQRGDGAGGXSILTFWESRLYKMATGFMLAHPYGQARVMSSYTWDRNIVNGHDQNYWQGPPNFGDGTTMPVIINQXQTCGNGWICEHRWRQITNMVQFRNVVNGQPLSNWWDNQSNQVAFGRGNRGFIVFNNDDWSLDLTLYTGLPAGTYCDVISGQKXGSSCTGKQISVGVDSRAHFQISNTEXDPFIAIHVDSKL, from the exons atgtgtgtgtgtccagttGTCTCAACAATGAAGCTGATCATTTTGGCAGCGTTGTTAGGGCTGTGCCTCGCCCAGCACAACCCCCACTTCAAGGATGGAAGGACAACCATTGTCCACTTGTTTGAGTGGCGTTGGGTCGACATCGCTGACGAATGTGAGCGCTTCTTGGGTCCAAAGGGATTTGGTGGGGTTCAG ATCTCTCCACCAGCAGAGCACATTGTTCTCGACAATCCCTGGAGGCCTTGGTACCAGAGATACCAGCAAACTAGCTACAAACTTTGCTCCAGATCTGGAACCGAAGAGCAACTGAGAAACATGATCACCAGATGCAACAATGTTGGG gtCAACATCTACGTGGATACCATCATCAACCACATGGCTGCaactggaggaggagagggaagcCACTCTTCATGTGGAAGCTGGTTCAGCACCATCACCAGGGACTTCCCCAGTGTTCCCTACTCTGCCTGGGACTTCAATGGAAACAAATGCAAGACTGGCAGTGGTGAAATTGAGAACTATGGAGATCCATATCAG GTGCGTGACTGTAATCTGGTCGGACTTCTGGACCTTGCACTGGAGAAAGAGTACGTTAGGGGTAAGGTGTCAGAGTACATGAACAACCTTGCAGACATGGGTGTGGCTGGATTCAGAATGGACGCCTGCAAACACATGTGGCCCGGAGACCTGGAGAACATTTATGGACGTCTTCACAACCTCAACACTAAATGGTTCCCTGCAAACAGCAGGCCCTTCATCTACCAGGAG GTTATTGATTTGGGAGGTGAAGCCATCTCGTATAAAGAGTACACCCATCTGGGAAGAGTGACAGAATTCAAATATGGAGCCAAACTGGGATATGTCTTCAGAAAATGGAACGGAGAAAAGCTGAGCTACACCAA GRACTGGGGAGAAGGCTGGGGCTTCATGTATAGTGGCGAAGCTGTTGTCTTTGTTGACAACCATGACAACCAGAGAGGTGACGGTGCTGGTGGTRCCTCCATTCTTACCTTCTGGGAATCCAGACTGTACAAGATGGCTACTGGCTTTATGCTTGCCCACCCTTACGGACAGGCCAGAGTCATGTCTAGTTACACCTGGGACCGCAACATAGTCAATGGACAC GATCAAAACTACTGGCAGGGTCCTCCTAACTTTGGTGATGGAACTACCATGCCTGTAATCATCAATCAGGAMCAGACTTGTGGAAACGGATGGATTTGTGAGCACAGATGGCGTCAGATCAC GAACATGGTGCAGTTCCGTAACGTGGTCAACGGACAACCGCTCTCTAACTGGTGGGACAACCAGAGCAATCAGGTTGCCTTTGGACGCGGTAACCGTGGTTTCATAGTTTTTAACAATGACGACTG GAGCCTGGACTTGACCCTGTACACCGGTTTGCCGGCTGGCACCTACTGTGATGTCATTTCTGGCCAGAAAGMAGGGAGCAGCTGCACTGGGAAGCAGATctctgttggtgtggacagccGTGCCCACTTTCAGATCAGCAACACAGAAGRGGATCCTTTTATCGCCATTCATGTTGACTCCAAGTTGTAA
- the LOC103479749 gene encoding pancreatic alpha-amylase-like isoform X3, whose amino-acid sequence MKLIILAALLGLCLAQHNPHFKDGRTTIVHLFEWRWVDIADECERFLGPKGFGGVQISPPAEHIVLDNPWRPWYQRYQQTSYKLCSRSGTEEQLRNMITRCNNVGVNIYVDTIINHMAATGGGEGSHSSCGSWFSTITRDFPSVPYSAWDFNGNKCKTGSGEIENYGDPYQVRDCNLVGLLDLALEKEYVRGKVSEYMNNLADMGVAGFRMDACKHMWPGDLENIYGRLHNLNTKWFPANSRPFIYQEVIDLGGEAISYKEYTHLGRVTEFKYGAKLGYVFRKWNGEKLSYTKBWGEGWGFMYSGEAVVFVDNHDNQRGDGAGGXSILTFWESRLYKMATGFMLAHPYGQARVMSSYTWDRNIVNGHDQNYWQGPPNFGDGTTMPVIINQXQTCGNGWICEHRWRQITSVTWSTDNRSLTGGTTRAIRLPLDAVTVVS is encoded by the exons ATGAAGCTGATCATTTTGGCAGCGTTGTTAGGGCTGTGCCTCGCCCAGCACAACCCCCACTTCAAGGATGGAAGGACAACCATTGTCCACTTGTTTGAGTGGCGTTGGGTCGACATCGCTGACGAATGTGAGCGCTTCTTGGGTCCAAAGGGATTTGGTGGGGTTCAG ATCTCTCCACCAGCAGAGCACATTGTTCTCGACAATCCCTGGAGGCCTTGGTACCAGAGATACCAGCAAACTAGCTACAAACTTTGCTCCAGATCTGGAACCGAAGAGCAACTGAGAAACATGATCACCAGATGCAACAATGTTGGG gtCAACATCTACGTGGATACCATCATCAACCACATGGCTGCaactggaggaggagagggaagcCACTCTTCATGTGGAAGCTGGTTCAGCACCATCACCAGGGACTTCCCCAGTGTTCCCTACTCTGCCTGGGACTTCAATGGAAACAAATGCAAGACTGGCAGTGGTGAAATTGAGAACTATGGAGATCCATATCAG GTGCGTGACTGTAATCTGGTCGGACTTCTGGACCTTGCACTGGAGAAAGAGTACGTTAGGGGTAAGGTGTCAGAGTACATGAACAACCTTGCAGACATGGGTGTGGCTGGATTCAGAATGGACGCCTGCAAACACATGTGGCCCGGAGACCTGGAGAACATTTATGGACGTCTTCACAACCTCAACACTAAATGGTTCCCTGCAAACAGCAGGCCCTTCATCTACCAGGAG GTTATTGATTTGGGAGGTGAAGCCATCTCGTATAAAGAGTACACCCATCTGGGAAGAGTGACAGAATTCAAATATGGAGCCAAACTGGGATATGTCTTCAGAAAATGGAACGGAGAAAAGCTGAGCTACACCAA GRACTGGGGAGAAGGCTGGGGCTTCATGTATAGTGGCGAAGCTGTTGTCTTTGTTGACAACCATGACAACCAGAGAGGTGACGGTGCTGGTGGTRCCTCCATTCTTACCTTCTGGGAATCCAGACTGTACAAGATGGCTACTGGCTTTATGCTTGCCCACCCTTACGGACAGGCCAGAGTCATGTCTAGTTACACCTGGGACCGCAACATAGTCAATGGACAC GATCAAAACTACTGGCAGGGTCCTCCTAACTTTGGTGATGGAACTACCATGCCTGTAATCATCAATCAGGAMCAGACTTGTGGAAACGGATGGATTTGTGAGCACAGATGGCGTCAGATCAC TTCCGTAACGTGGTCAACGGACAACCGCTCTCTAACTGGTGGGACAACCAGAGCAATCAGGTTGCCTTTGGACGCGGTAACCGTGGTTTCATAG
- the LOC103479749 gene encoding alpha-amylase 2B-like isoform X2 — protein sequence MEGQPLSTCLSGVGSTSLTNISPPAEHIVLDNPWRPWYQRYQQTSYKLCSRSGTEEQLRNMITRCNNVGVNIYVDTIINHMAATGGGEGSHSSCGSWFSTITRDFPSVPYSAWDFNGNKCKTGSGEIENYGDPYQVRDCNLVGLLDLALEKEYVRGKVSEYMNNLADMGVAGFRMDACKHMWPGDLENIYGRLHNLNTKWFPANSRPFIYQEVIDLGGEAISYKEYTHLGRVTEFKYGAKLGYVFRKWNGEKLSYTKBWGEGWGFMYSGEAVVFVDNHDNQRGDGAGGXSILTFWESRLYKMATGFMLAHPYGQARVMSSYTWDRNIVNGHDQNYWQGPPNFGDGTTMPVIINQXQTCGNGWICEHRWRQITNMVQFRNVVNGQPLSNWWDNQSNQVAFGRGNRGFIVFNNDDWSLDLTLYTGLPAGTYCDVISGQKXGSSCTGKQISVGVDSRAHFQISNTEXDPFIAIHVDSKL from the exons ATGGAAGGACAACCATTGTCCACTTGTTTGAGTGGCGTTGGGTCGACATCGCTGACGAAT ATCTCTCCACCAGCAGAGCACATTGTTCTCGACAATCCCTGGAGGCCTTGGTACCAGAGATACCAGCAAACTAGCTACAAACTTTGCTCCAGATCTGGAACCGAAGAGCAACTGAGAAACATGATCACCAGATGCAACAATGTTGGG gtCAACATCTACGTGGATACCATCATCAACCACATGGCTGCaactggaggaggagagggaagcCACTCTTCATGTGGAAGCTGGTTCAGCACCATCACCAGGGACTTCCCCAGTGTTCCCTACTCTGCCTGGGACTTCAATGGAAACAAATGCAAGACTGGCAGTGGTGAAATTGAGAACTATGGAGATCCATATCAG GTGCGTGACTGTAATCTGGTCGGACTTCTGGACCTTGCACTGGAGAAAGAGTACGTTAGGGGTAAGGTGTCAGAGTACATGAACAACCTTGCAGACATGGGTGTGGCTGGATTCAGAATGGACGCCTGCAAACACATGTGGCCCGGAGACCTGGAGAACATTTATGGACGTCTTCACAACCTCAACACTAAATGGTTCCCTGCAAACAGCAGGCCCTTCATCTACCAGGAG GTTATTGATTTGGGAGGTGAAGCCATCTCGTATAAAGAGTACACCCATCTGGGAAGAGTGACAGAATTCAAATATGGAGCCAAACTGGGATATGTCTTCAGAAAATGGAACGGAGAAAAGCTGAGCTACACCAA GRACTGGGGAGAAGGCTGGGGCTTCATGTATAGTGGCGAAGCTGTTGTCTTTGTTGACAACCATGACAACCAGAGAGGTGACGGTGCTGGTGGTRCCTCCATTCTTACCTTCTGGGAATCCAGACTGTACAAGATGGCTACTGGCTTTATGCTTGCCCACCCTTACGGACAGGCCAGAGTCATGTCTAGTTACACCTGGGACCGCAACATAGTCAATGGACAC GATCAAAACTACTGGCAGGGTCCTCCTAACTTTGGTGATGGAACTACCATGCCTGTAATCATCAATCAGGAMCAGACTTGTGGAAACGGATGGATTTGTGAGCACAGATGGCGTCAGATCAC GAACATGGTGCAGTTCCGTAACGTGGTCAACGGACAACCGCTCTCTAACTGGTGGGACAACCAGAGCAATCAGGTTGCCTTTGGACGCGGTAACCGTGGTTTCATAGTTTTTAACAATGACGACTG GAGCCTGGACTTGACCCTGTACACCGGTTTGCCGGCTGGCACCTACTGTGATGTCATTTCTGGCCAGAAAGMAGGGAGCAGCTGCACTGGGAAGCAGATctctgttggtgtggacagccGTGCCCACTTTCAGATCAGCAACACAGAAGRGGATCCTTTTATCGCCATTCATGTTGACTCCAAGTTGTAA